One window from the genome of Crassostrea angulata isolate pt1a10 chromosome 2, ASM2561291v2, whole genome shotgun sequence encodes:
- the LOC128174054 gene encoding uncharacterized protein LOC128174054 translates to MSTQKQPPALNREQLDEVTRSVIAAMSCRAETSHPQNEVTQDASAEYPGTDILLAISNNQKSHVQSFHNDLGHNIFNNLKLKIAYGDYVNLGLLVDRTNESDPNDDTKYFSMQGGNITLSSKFKPKVITDIQVWTDALLVYASIYVLAHPEYSTALFKYMHTIRLGASCAIALGWRDYDIKFSLKKECNPNMSFAVVDQELWLLYMYSPLAFQGSVTQNIPLRCYEFNYKGQCNKSVCQYKHECILCSLNHPYIKCKRGLGYDSTYRSNSVSTSWHSQLPRMQSTTSTYARPALPQRPRAPPPTPQATHQFRP, encoded by the coding sequence ATGTCGACCCAAAAGCAACCACCAGCGCTGAACAGGGAACAGTTGGACGAGGTGACACGGTCAGTGATTGCCGCCATGTCTTGTAGGGCAGAGACCTCTCATCCCCAAAATGAGGTGACGCAGGATGCATCCGCAGAGTATCCAGGTACTGACATTCTACTAGCCATAAGTAACAATCAAAAGTCTCATGTGCAAAGTTTCCATAATGACCTTGGGCACAATATTTTCAATAACCTTAAGCTAAAGATAGCTTACGGCGACTATGTTAACTTGGGTCTTTTAGTCGATCGCACTAATGAATCTGATCCTAATGACGATACAAAATACTTCTCTATGCAAGGTGGCAACATTACCTTGTCATCCAAATTCAAACCCAAGGTTATTACAGATATTCAGGTATGGACTGATGCACTTCTGGTCTATGCCTCTATATATGTCCTAGCACACCCTGAGTACAGTACAgctttattcaaatatatgcaTACTATCAGGCTAGGGGCTAGTTGTGCAATAGCTCTCGGCTGGAGAGATTATGACATAAAATTCAGTTTGAAAAAAGAATGCAATCCAAATATGTCATTTGCTGTTGTTGACCAAGAATTGTGGcttttatatatgtacagtCCTCTGGCTTTTCAAGGGTCTGTGACACAAAACATCCCCCTTAGATGTTATGAATTCAATTATAAAGGTCAATGCAACAAAAGTGTATGTCAATACAAGCATGAGTGCATTTTGTGTTCCTTAAATCACCCCTATATCAAATGCAAACGCGGTTTAGGTTATGATTCAACTTACAGGTCAAACAGCGTTTCAACATCCTGGCACTCTCAGTTACCTAGAATGCAGTCAACCACATCCACCTATGCTAGACCTGCCCTACCTCAGCGTCCCagagcccccccccctaccccccaAGCAACCCACCAATTTAGACCTTAG
- the LOC128174055 gene encoding uncharacterized protein LOC128174055: protein MSTGGDVPDSTVNIPKHPSMDSLQELTKTSKQKVRSPAPSVSSHRSCASSVRLQQKLAAETAKKRLEFLEEESKLLEEKAAYEANAILQKAKLDAAERRLSAKKEAAIAVAQLQAVEEDEDLDFPYELTESDSVTQERTAEYVRNQEPIVPPQEDLEQEPKPNNKIRSERIETNNSQCVATDLAKYLVKRDLLTARFHKFDDKSEHYVSWKCTFQSVTREIEATPAEELDLLLRWTGEESSKQVQSLKVANAGKPVTALERAWKRLDSRYGSPEKVEVALKKKLNSVPKMTVKDRGKMYELSDILSEIRAVKERPEYAGLLSFYDTSMGINPTVTKLPPNLQNKWRDRAAMYKRIHSVLFPPFTYFCDFVHDMAEVFNDPSFDFDINTNTYSHGPPVRNTRVSVAKTTVGSTNGTEDDRVLCIIHKTNHTLDECRVFRHKPFEERKTLLKQNGICFRCCAAKHLRRNCHAKIRCSECGEMTHATAMHIFRTSPALETSQPFQVASTHGGEHRTEVSSSCTEICKGGPAKSCAKIVLVTLSHKDSVKIRTYAIIDDQSNASLISSELLDFFKIKVEAEPYCINSCAGKVMTAGRRADGFIVTSLCGKERLALPTLTECDMIPNNRNEIPTPEVAARYPHLKSIAGKLPELDSKAKISLLIGRDLTPAHYVLDQKIGQAGQPYAQRLKLGWVIIGETCLDGQHLPHDLNSMKTHTQFNGRPTALDPCDSYLHVDSVFRTTKDDNKPSLSIEDQHFLDLMDREMTRDKNHNWVAPLPFKHSRPPLPNNRHQAMDRARNFDISLRKDPVKHRHALEFMQALLKNGHAEIAPEPELNREYWYLPIFGVYHPQKKDRIRMVFDSSAKCQGISLNDVLMTGPNLMNNLVGVLMRFRLEKIAVIADLQQMFYSFLVHPSHRDYLRFVWYEDNDTTKPLVDYRMKVHVFGNGPSPAVAALGLRKTADIAEKTVGADVKEYIYKNFYVDDALSSHRSAEEATTLLKKAMKSLQEEGNLRLHKLCSNSGEVLAAFDKDDLAKDLTELDFDYDDLPIQRSLGVSWNLERDTFTFRVTVNEKPFTRRGVLSTINGLYDPLGFAMPVTIAGKLLLREAMNQPLDWDQPLPEEFRSKFQLWKNDLGSLEGVNIPRTYSMDASSDRDLFIFTDASELAIAAVAYIVTVDNSSKRHFGFLLGKTKVAPKHGHTIPRLELCAAVLGTEIYDVIMDELEVEFRQVKFFTDSKVVLGYIGNETKRFYTYVRNRVDRIRKSSSPEQWGYVPTAQNPADEPTRSISAGSLQESKWLNGPSGSFSRQAEESYQEFPLVDPDEDKEIRTLKTDLVDHVAEKTRPLSDHFEKFSTWKSLTRAFRTLIGFVRSKIATKSQSRTPEEDAKLTVIRVVQRDYFSKEIAAIRDKLPLPRSSTILELSPYLDDDGLLRVGGRIRESKLSMLQTNPVIIPKHHISVLIVRHFHEKISHQGRQLTEAAVRSAGFWLIGGRRFVNSCIHHCVKCRKLRGRREEQKMADLPFDRLDPAPPFTYIGIDVFGPWTIATRKTRGGEVNSKRWALLFTCLVVRAVHIELLEEMSSSSFINALRRFCAVRGEVKIIHSDQGTNFVGSTKDLNANVIRVDDRPIQRYLIDHSINWVFNPPHASHMGGAWERMIGVARRILDSLLLGVKNLTHDVLATLMAEVSSIVNARPLTPMSYDPECPCPLTPAMLLTMKTDQTVRSFQLDDFNKKDIYKKQWRCVQYLADQFWARWRVEYLPSLQVRSKWKQESKNLQEGDVVLLADKSTYRNEWPVGRIVKAHPSSDNRVRKVDVRVGSDKRTFTRPTSDIVLLCRKDCESE from the coding sequence ATGTCTACAGGAGGTGACGTACCGGATTCTACTGTGAATATTCCGAAACACCCGTCCATGGATTCACTACAGGAACTCACAAAGACCAGCAAGCAAAAGGTCAGGTCCCCAGCACCTTCTGTGTCCTCTCACAGATCGTGCGCGAGCTCAGTGCGTCTACAGCAGAAGTTAGCAGCGGAGACCGCGAAGAAACGATTGGAGTTTCTAGAGGAGGAGTCGAAGTTGTTAGAAGAAAAGGCGGCATACGAAGCCAACGCAATCCTACAGAAAGCAAAACTGGATGCAGCGGAAAGGAGGCTATCAGCGAAGAAGGAGGCAGCCATTGCTGTAGCTCAATTACAGGCAGTAGAGGAAGATGAAGATTTGGACTTTCCGTATGAACTTACAGAAAGTGACTCAGTGACACAGGAAAGAACAGCAGAGTACGTTAGGAATCAAGAACCCATCGTTCCGCCACAAGAGGATCTGGAACAGGAACCAAAACCTAACAACAAAATCCGCAGTGAACGTATAGAGACAAACAATTCTCAGTGTGTTGCTACAGACTTGGCAAAGTATCTAGTGAAGCGAGATTTACTGACAGCAAGGTTTCACAAGTTCGATGACAAATCGGAACACTATGTTTCATGGAAGTGCACTTTTCAGAGTGTGACAAGGGAAATCGAAGCCACGCCGGCCGAAGAACTAGACTTGTTACTTCGGTGGACAGGAGAGGAATCATCCAAGCAAGTACAGAGTTTAAAAGTCGCAAACGCTGGAAAGCCCGTTACAGCACTGGAAAGAGCTTGGAAGCGCCTAGACAGCCGTTATGGTTCTCCAGAGAAAGTGGAAGTGGCTCTCAAGAAGAAACTGAACTCTGTCCCTAAGATGACAGTTAAGGACAGGGGGAAAATGTATGAACTTTCTGACATTCTGTCTGAAATAAGGGCAGTTAAGGAGAGACCAGAGTACGCTGGACTTTTAAGCTTCTATGACACTTCTATGGGAATCAACCCCACGGTAACCAAATTGCCACCCAACTTACAGAATAAGTGGCGTGATCGTGCCGCTATGTACAAGCGTATACACAGTGTGCTATTCCCACCCTTCACATACTTCTGCGACTTTGTGCATGACATGGCCGAAGTATTCAACGACCCAAGCTTTGACTTCGATATAAATACAAACACTTACAGTCATGGACCGCCAGTGAGAAATACTAGAGTGTCGGTAGCCAAGACAACGGTGGGCTCTACGAATGGAACAGAAGATGACCGTGTCCTATGCATCATTCATAAGACAAACCACACATTAGATGAGTGCCGTGTATTTCGTCACAAGCCATTCGAAGAACGCAAGACTCTTTTGAAGCAAAACGGAATTTGCTTTCGTTGCTGCGCTGCCAAGCATCTCAGAAGAAATTGTCACGCAAAAATTCGGTGTTCAGAGTGCGGCGAAATGACACATGCCACAGCTATGCATATATTCAGAACATCACCTGCATTGGAGACCTCACAGCCATTCCAAGTAGCGTCGACTCATGGCGGGGAGCACCGGACAGAAGTGTCGTCAAGCTGTACTGAGATTTGCAAGGGAGGTCCAGCAAAGTCATGTGCAAAGATTGTGCTTGTGACATTGTCACACAAAGACAGTGTGAAGATTAGAACCTATGCAATCATAGATGATCAAAGTAACGCTTCCTTGATCAGTAGCGAACTTTtagattttttcaaaatcaaggTTGAAGCAGAGCCATACTGTATTAACAGCTGTGCTGGGAAAGTCATGACTGCTGGACGGCGCGCAGACGGCTTCATTGTGACATCATTGTGTGGAAAGGAACGACTCGCTTTACCTACCTTGACAGAGTGTGATATGATTCCAAACAACAGGAATGAAATCCCAACACCAGAGGTAGCTGCTAGATACCCGCACCTCAAGTCTATTGCTGGTAAACTACCCGAACTGGACTCTAAGGCCAAAATCTCTCTTCTCATTGGACGAGATCTGACTCCCGCTCACTACGTGTTGGATCAGAAGATTGGACAAGCAGGCCAACCATATGCTCAGAGACTTAAGTTAGGATGGGTGATCATTGGAGAGACGTGTCTGGATGGCCAGCACTTACCTCATGACTTGAACTCTATGAAAACACACACTCAGTTCAACGGACGTCCTACTGCCTTGGATCCTTGTGACAGTTATCTACATGTAGACTCAGTATTTAGAACAACAAAGGATGACAACAAACCGTCATTATCTATAGAGGATCAGCATTTTCTAGACCTCATGGACCGTGAGATGACCCGAGACAAGAATCACAACTGGGTTGCACCTTTACCCTTCAAGCATTCTCGTCCGCCTCTTCCAAACAACCGTCATCAAGCAATGGACCGAGCGAGGAACTTTGACATCTCTTTACGCAAGGATCCGGTGAAACATCGACACGCTCTGGAATTTATGCAAGCACTGTTGAAGAATGGACACGCGGAGATAGCTCCTGAACCTGAACTCAACCGAGAATACTGGTACCTACCCATATTCGGAGTTTATCATCCCCAGAAGAAGGATCGTATTAGGATGGTTTTTGATTCATCTGCGAAATGTCAAGGCATTTCTCTTAACGACGTTCTTATGACAGGACCGAATCTCATGAACAATTTAGTAGGAGTCCTTATGAGATTCCGTTTAGAGAAGATTGCAGTAATTGCTGACCTTCAACAGATGTTTTACAGTTTTCTTGTTCACCCGTCCCATAGAGACTATTTACGCTTTGTATGGTATGAGGACAATGATACAACCAAACCACTGGTGGATTATAGAATGAAGGTGCATGTTTTTGGCAATGGACCAAGTCCAGCTGTGGCTGCACTTGGGTTGAGGAAGACTGCAGATATAGCTGAGAAAACCGTGGGCGCTGATGTCAAGGAGTATATCTACAAGAACTTTTATGTGGATGATGCACTTTCATCACACAGATCAGCTGAAGAGGCAACAACGCTTCTCAAGAAGGCCATGAAGTCTCTCCAAGAAGAGGGAAATCTGAGGCTACATAAACTTTGCTCAAACTCCGGTGAAGTACTTGCTGCATTCGACAAAGATGATCTGGCGAAAGATTTAACAGAGCTGGATTTTGATTATGATGATCTCCCAATCCAGCGGAGTCTAGGAGTTTCCTGGAATCTAGAGAGAGACACTTTTACATTTCGTGTGACTGTAAATGAAAAACCATTTACGCGACGTGGTGTGCTGTCTACCATAAACGGACTGTATGACCCCTTAGGATTTGCTATGCCTGTCACCATTGCAGGAAAGTTACTCCTTCGAGAGGCTATGAACCAGCCATTAGATTGGGACCAACCACTACCTGAGGAATTTCGCAGCAAATTCCAACTCTGGAAGAATGACCTAGGCTCATTAGAAGGAGTGAACATCCCTAGAACTTACTCGATGGATGCATCATCTGACAGGGACTTGTTTATCTTCACAGACGCTTCTGAATTGGCTATCGCTGCAGTGGCTTACATTGTCACTGTCGACAACAGCAGTAAACGTCATTTTGGATTTTTACTTGGAAAGACCAAGGTAGCTCCTAAACATGGCCATACCATCCCTCGTCTCGAGCTGTGTGCTGCTGTTCTAGGAACGGAAATTTATGACGTCATCATGGATGAACTGGAAGTAGAATTTCGTCAAGTGAAATTCTTTACTGATAGCAAGGTCGTCTTAGGTTATATTGGAAACGAGACCAAGCGGTTTTACACGTACGTCAGGAACCGTGTTGACAGGATACGGAAGTCATCAAGTCCTGAACAGTGGGGATACGTACCGACCGCACAGAATCCAGCAGATGAGCCCACAAGATCCATTTCAGCTGGAAGTCTGCAAGAGAGCAAGTGGCTAAATGGTCCTAGTGGTTCATTCTCCAGACAAGCAGAGGAAAGTTACCAGGAGTTTCCATTAGTTGACCCTGACGAGGACAAGGAGATTAGAACTCTGAAAACCGATTTAGTGGATCATGTTGCAGAGAAAACCCGTCCACTGTCTGATCACTTTGAGAAGTTTTCGACGTGGAAAAGTCTAACCAGAGCCTTCCGTACCTTGATAGGATTCGTTCGCTCAAAAATTGCAACCAAGAGTCAGTCACGTACACCTGAAGAAGATGCCAAACTAACAGTCATCAGAGTAGTCCAGAGAGATTACTTCTCAAAGGAAATTGCAGCCATAAGAGATAAATTACCACTTCCGAGATCTAGCACCATCTTGGAACTCTCTCCTTACCTGGATGACGACGGACTTCTTCGTGTTGGTGGACGCATACGGGAGTCAAAACTGTCCATGCTGCAGACAAACCCTGTCATCATTCCAAAACATCACATTTCCGTCTTGATCGTCcgtcattttcatgaaaaaatcaGTCACCAAGGGCGTCAATTGACTGAAGCGGCTGTCAGAAGTGCAGGATTTTGGTTGATTGGTGGACGAAGGTTTGTGAATTCCTGTATTCATCACTGTGTGAAATGTCGAAAACTGCGAGGACGTCGTGAGGAGCAGAAGATGGCTGACCTTCCATTTGATCGTTTGGACCCAGCACCCCCATTCACTTACATTGGGATAGATGTCTTTGGTCCGTGGACAATAGCCACCCGTAAGACTCGCGGAGGAGAAGTCAACTCAAAGCGATGGGCCCTACTGTTCACTTGCCTCGTTGTGCGCGCTGTGCACATTGAACTGTTAGAGGAGATGTCGTCTTCCAGTTTCATCAATGCTCTTAGACGATTTTGTGCAGTGAGAGGGGAAGTGAAAATTATTCACTCTGATCAAGGGACAAACTTTGTTGGCTCTACTAAGGACTTGAACGCGAATGTCATCAGAGTAGATGACAGACCCATACAGAGGTACCTTATTGATCACAGCATCAACTGGGTTTTTAATCCACCTCATGCCTCACATATGGGAGGGGCATGGGAGAGAATGATAGGAGTGGCAAGACGCATACTGGATTCTCTCTTGCTGGGTGTGAAGAACCTGACGCACGACGTACTTGCGACACTTATGGCAGAAGTTTCATCCATCGTGAATGCTAGACCCCTCACACCTATGTCTTACGACCCTGAATGTCCATGTCCACTTACCCCAGCAATGCTTCTTACTATGAAGACTGATCAGACAGTGAGATCATTTCAGCTGGACGACTTCAATAAGAAGGACATATACAAGAAACAGTGGAGGTGTGTGCAGTACTTAGCAGATCAGTTTTGGGCTCGTTGGCGAGTTGAATACCTTCCATCTCTTCAAGTGCGTTCCAAGTGGAAACAAGAGTCTAAGAATCTCCAAGAGGGTGATGTCGTGCTTCTCGCCGATAAATCTACATACCGTAACGAATGGCCAGTCGGAAGAATCGTCAAAGCTCATCCAAGTTCCGATAATCGCGTTCGCAAGGTTGATGTGCGCGTCGGCAGTGACAAGAGAACATTTACTCGACCCACAAGTGACATTGTGTTACTTTGCAGGAAAGATTGTGAAAGTGAATGA